The genomic stretch TCAATTAGAGCCTGCCAGGATCCAAGAATTTTAAAACCATATCTGCCCAAGGAGCAGTCAGAGATGATTAACAAGCATCTGCTGTGCCCTGATGCCTCAACCAAAACTTCAATTTTGAGATTCTATTACATGAGACGATCACATAAGGCTGTGAGATAACTAAGTCGACACTGTAGTATGGTCAGCTGAGTGTTGAGTGGGTACTGGCCCAAAGTGCTATGGgaacagagaagatgaaaaactAGATCTAGCAGATGCTAGGGGCAACATCACACAGAAAATGTCATAGGTGATATTTGAAAGATGTTTAAAAGTTACCTTGATAAAGAAATATATGGGAAGGCTGGTTTCCCAAGTAGAGGCAACACCATGCACAGATAGATGAACCAGAATAATGCAGTTTTGAACTGCAAATAATTCATTATGTCTGGAGTATAGAATGCTAATGCATTCAATGGAATCATTTACAGTGTATATACTAGTTCTACAGTGTaaacaacaaattaaaagaaattagagattTGTTCAGGAAAGCCCGACATATTGGCTGCCATCCACTATTTAAGCACTGTTCAGTGGGATCAAAATGACCCACCTGCTGTTTCCCTTCCTAGTACATCCTTTTGGCAACTCTTTGCCTTTGCCTATtaaatttcatttgcttctccTGCTCATCCGTTTCTACCCTCCATACTCCATAACTTTTGATATTTGAAACTTTTGATATTCATAACTTTCATTTTAGAGCTACCATAATGCCACACTTTCTGAAgccctttctcatttttctcctctgaatgACCACACTCTCCCAAACATTGTGTGTTCCCATTATATTAGCTGCATGCATCTTTCATGGCTCTTCCACATGCCATCTTCCCCTATCAGTGAGTAGCCCTTGACATCAGGACCATACATGCTTTCTGTTTAATTTCAAATAGCTAATACACGTGAAATATCACATGGTGAAATATTCCTAAATGTTTGtttgataaatatgtttttatgtatACTTCATATCTTCTCTTCTGGTCCTTAAGGTCCTTCAGGATGTATTTGAATCTAACCCATTCTGAAAGTCtcaaatcaattagaaaaatgtttactAGGGTAATAAACGAAGACTTGAGGTCAGAATCAAAAGTTAAGTTGGGCTTCATATATACTATGCTTAAGTGTTTAAATCTGGCAATTCTCCTTCTTGATACTGAACTCACATCCCTTACTTATAGAGTTGAAAAGTAATCTCACTGGTGAAGCCCATGCCTGCAGAGATTTAAACATCACCGGACCTTCTGGCCAGCTATCTCACTGAACTTCAGGGTTGTGTTGGCCCTCATGCAGAAAGGCTCTGCCCAGAAACTCTGGGAGGAGTGCATCATGTTCCCAGACTGCCTTTAGTTGATCCTTAAATGCTGGCTGTAAAAGCTTTGCAAAGGTTTCTTAGAAATATGTGAACTTTCATCCCCTCCCTGCAGCCAGAGTAGGTATAAAAGTGTCACCTGCCCAGttcatttttcatccttttgtgGATACTAAAGACAAAATTCTCATTCTAAAAGATGCCATGGTTGTCTTAGAGTGTCATGTCTGTCAAATAATAACTACTTAGTCAGGAGAAGGTCAATGCAGGGAAAATATGAATGCAATTTTGTCAAAGTTTATTGTGTCTCTTAGAAGACGGCACATGTATCTTATTGGAGCTGATAGCAAAGTTGCTGCAAAAGCAGCCTTGAAGTTCAAACCTACGGATTTATCTGAGGAGACATGGAAGTCCTTAATGAATGTGTCATCCAACATGGGTTAACTTGAGTTCTCCAGGTGACCCTGTTTTTAGATTCATAGAGAAGAATCTCTTCAAATACCCTCCTAATTGGCTCCTAACTTCATGTGTCATTACTAGCTACTTTTACAACCATAACTCCATGCttcatttgattatttatttacaaactgtttattgaatattatttttcaggCACAGAGTCAGGTAATTTGGAAACTAGGTGGAGAGTGAGTAAATTACCTGTGTAACTTAGATATATGGGTTCCACAGTTAAgcggagaaagaaaagagacaggcAATGGCAACATAGTTCGGTGAGTTTAATGAGTACTTATTAGGTAAGGGAAGTCTAAGCTGATGTCTTCGTCtattcgggctgctataacaaaataccatagactggatggtttaaacgacaaaaaattatttatcacagttctggaggctgggaagtccaagatcaagctacCAGCAGactcagtgtctggtgagggcccacttcctggtttgtAGGCACTGtcatcttgctgtgtgctcatttgatttcttctttgtgggCATGGGAGAGTATGAGgggctctggtctcttcctcttcttataagggcaatAATCCCATCATGAAGACTCTCCTTCATGATCTCATCAAAACCTAATTacttctcaaaggccccacctcctaaaaccatcacattagggattagagtttcaacatatgaattttggggtggcACAAATAGTCAGTCCTTAGCAGCTGGTTTCTGATGTATGGACAAGAGTTAGCTATGAGAAGGGTGGCAGAAGCAGATGAGAGATTGGCATAGGGACTTTGTGCATATTCCTGTGGCTAAGATAAATACGACGATTTAATTTGTTTGGAGGAATTGAATGTACTTTAGCAATTTACTATAAGTTTGATACAAAAGCAAGGAGGCCAAAGAGATAAGCTTTGCACAGATAAAAAGAAGGCAAATGAGCTTGGACTAAATATAAAGCCATGGAGGGACTGTAAGAGATGGATTCAAATAAACAGACTTCTGTTTTGAAATCTCAGTCTGGTACAAGATGAATTGGGAGAAACCTAGAGGAAGAGTGATGAGTTAGAAAAATGTTATACTAATTATAATATGAGTTATCAGGGTAGCATGTTTTATTGAGAAAATGGTAATATTAGACAAAAGTCAGGAGACAAAATCAATAGGACATTGGTCTTCACTGGATTCCTTAGAAGCAGATTCTGAAAGTTGAATTCTACTCACGTGATTTActgggggaattggaggaagaggagaggataaAGCAGGTATAAACAAGTGAAAAAAGGCCCACAATGTAGTCTTAGTTAACAAATTGTGTCAGCCACCTCCAGCCTATGAGACCATGGGGTAAATCTGCATAACAGAGCAACCCACCTGTTGAGACACGGCACAGATTGTTCTTCCATATCAGTCAGTAATTGGCGTTGGTTTTTTGAATAAGATGGGAGAGTGCTTATCCTCCTGGCAGAGATTGCTCTCTTTTGACCAAGGGCAATTCTCCAGACAAGGTGCTGGCTGTGAACTGTTTCTGACCAATACTCATAGCAGTTGAGAATTGAATGCATAGGCTACTAAAGGGGAtttggatgaggaaactgcaATGCCCACTGACAATGTGCAACTGGTTATTTGTTGCAAATGAGGGAAGATGAAATGCAATATTGCAAAATAGGAATTGACTATGTATTAGGAAATACATGAAGCAAAGCAAGATTGTCAGGGGAGACACTGTCACATGTACATGGACATGCGGAACATTCAGAAAGTAATATTAGAGGAATCAGGTGGACAGTGTGTAAGGAAGGAGATAAATAATAGGCTGGACATGTAGACTTTAGAGTCATCATCTTCCGTAAATGAATTGAagttacagtaaaataaaatgacaaacagAAAGCATGGATTGAGAAGAGAAGAATGCATAAACAGAACCCTGTACATTTACACTGCAGTATTCTAGCTGTTCTTTTCACTTTAATAAACTAGAGAGAAGCCACAGACATGAAATATGTCatctttatttgtctttctcaataGGTTTTTCCTGGTACTGTCTATGAAATTAGAAGATGCTTTGGAATAACTTGATCCAGGGGATGTTCTTCCTTTCTGTTACTGGACCTGGCATTGGAgggaatttctttttgtttgtggaGCGTGTGTACAAGTTTGTCATGGGTGTTGAGAAAAAACCCATAGATCTTATTCTTATCCACTTGGCTTTTACTAATGAAATGACGCTTTGTGCCAAAGGAATCTCAGATATAATATCAGCTTTTCATTTCAATAACTTTCTAGGTAGTGCTGGTTGTAAAACTGTGCTTTATCTGGGGAGGGTGGCACGTGGTCTTTCAATCTGCACCACCTGTCTCCTCAGCGTGGTCCAGGCCATCACCGTCAGTGCCAGGACCACCTCATGGAGGAAGCTCAAACCACAGACTGCATGGCAAGTTCTTccctatctcctcctcctctggatcTTTAATTTCCTGATAAGCTCTAACTTGCTCTATTACATCACAACAGTCAATAGCACGAGCAAATCTGAAATTAGTCCCTATGTTGGATATTGCTATATGCTACCATCGAGGCAAATAGTTAGGTGGTTTTTCGTTACTCTCATGGCTCTGCGGGATATCATCTTTCAGAGTCTCATGGGCTGGAGCAGCGGATACTTGGCTTTTCATCTGTATAAGCATCACAAGTGTGTTCTCTACCTTCAGAGCTCCAGGTTTCAAAAAAAATCCAGCCCAGAAATCAGAGCTACTCAAAGTGTTCTCATTCTCATgagctgtttccttttcttttattggacagatttaattttctccttctaTATGGGTTCCTTCTTGATAAGTGATTACATAATAttcaatattgaaatatttctagCTTCTGGTTATGCTAGTTTCAGCCCCTTTGTGCTGATCACCAGGAATGGCCATGTGGCTAACTACTGGCGCACTCACTGAGAAACTGGAAAAACTGCCTTCCATATTGATTCCTCCAGTAATTGAGGTAGATAATTTAGTGATATTTTTTTGCCCAGCAAAAATTCCATCCAGCATGAATTAGCAGTGTACTATGAAAACATAGTATACTAGTCTGGGTCTTCCAAGAAGCAAATACCAAGACAAAATTAAATGTGCAGGGAAGTTATcagagagaaaatggggaaggAGCCACGGAGGCTGAGAACCATCAGATCATGATGCAAGTATGATCCTGAgtgaaggacagagaaaagaagttGGGGTGGAAGCATCCTAGATCACCTTCCAGTCTAAGCAGAGTTAAGCAAAGGAGTTCTGGAACTAAATTTGGCTGTCAGTGGAGTCCTAGGAGCACctccaaactcattttaagagGTTAATATAACTTTGATACAAAAATCTGAAAAAGGACATTGCAAGACAGGAAAATCACAGACTAACGTtactcatgaacatagatgcaataattgtaaacaaaatattagtgaatAGATTCcaataatatacaaaaaggataatatatcatgCTCCAGTGTGacttattccagaaatgcaagaagGGCTTAATATTCAGTAAATCAAGCAATATAATTAATCTcataaaaacaacaaaggaaaaaaaatacatgcatttaTTTCAATTGAGTCATAAACACTCTTGACAAAAATCAATGACCagtcatcaaaaatataaataaaacttctcAAGAAATTATAATAGAAGGGAAGTTTCTTAATTTGAAAGGTTAACTATGGAAAAACTACAGTTAACATCACATTCAGTGCTGAAATTTTAGACAGTTATCTCTGAGGTtagaaatgagacaaaaatttattatcattatttctagTCAGCATTGCTCTGGAGATTCTAGCTATtgtgaaaaagtaagaaaaagaaaatggaatgaaagaaggaaaatattctttagtCACAATTAACATAATTGTGTGTGTGGAAAaattgagtgaaaaataaataaaatttagcaaGTGCAGCAGATCAAAGGTCAATACAAAAATAATTGCCTTGTGCCTATTagcaataaataattgaaaatgtttactaaaaatgtaaaaatcaaatatatgagAAAGCAACAAACAAATTACTTACGCTACTTTTCCagtgaaaactatgaaacactgCATAGATAAATTAGAGCCAAACAAATGGATAAgaattccatgttcatggaaagAGAAACTCAATGTatttaagatgtcaattctccccaaattattcTTAAGTTACAGTGTAATTTGGATTAATATCCcaaagtgtgtctgtgtgtgtgtgcatgtgtaaatTAGCAAGGTTATCCTAAACTTATGTGAAAATACAAAGGACCTACTATAAGCAGATATCAGACACACTACTACATAGCAATCCTTATTATAAATCTATATTATAAAGCAGTATACTTTTGTTCCATGAATAGGTTAACTGATCAATGAAACAAGACTAAGTCCAGACTACATATGTATAATCgtctgatttttgacaaaggcaaaACTTCAGTGCAGTGGGTAAAAGACGGTTTTTAAGCGAATTATGTTGGATCTGTGaaatatccacatggaaaaatgCACCTGACCTAACCCACACAATACAAAACATCAGTTTGAATTGGATTGAATATTTTAAGTCATACGTAAAATAAtgaagcttttagaagaaaatgtaagagaatatCTTGATGACTACAGAGCAGACAAAGATAGTTTTTAAAGGACACAAAAGGCCAAACATgctaaccataaaggaaaagaatataatttgGACAATGGTAAAACTAAGAATCTGTATTCATCAATAGTCATCATTAAGAAACTGAATAGAGataccacagattgggagaagatatgtaCAATacatataactgacaaaggacTCAAATCTAGAATACATAAACATTCTTTCacatcaatgaagaaaaataaacaacccaataaaaatgggcaaagatttgaAGAGCCACTTCCACTAAATGATATTCAGTGTCAAGTAAGCGTACGAAAGGTTGCATAACATCATCGCTCATCAaggaactgaaaattaaaaccacaatgaattaTTACTACACACACACCAGAagacagaaaactgaaaaaccaacaggacaaagtgttggcaagaatatgCAGCAATTAGAATTCTCTTCTGTTGCTCACAGGAATTTAAATTTGTTCATCaatttggaaaattgtttggcaaTGTCTACTAAAGCTAAATATATGTCTAATTTATAAACTGGAAGTTTCACAACCTGATTATATGACCgaaagaaatgaatatatatagtCAACAAAATACATGTTCAATAATATTTCTAGTACTGAAACCGAGGATGAAGGAGTTAAAATTTCCCTGGATTAGAGTGAAACTGTGCCTCATACCCAGAAGGTAacttgagaaacaaaataaccaaagtttctgagcttgccttgcagaacagcaggaggaccGCTGATAAGAGAGGAACTTGCTGACAGACCCCCCGCTGACTAACCACCTTGCAGGAACATTGAGAAGCTAAAATGACTGATTGTAAAATACATGTCAAAGACTAAAAATCCACCACGTGCAACACATAGAACAGATAGTCACACCTGTGCAGAGGATTCTTAGAACTTCAGTCCCCAAGACCACATGCTACCCCTCCaccacctaaaaccccaaataaaaacccttccttgtagcttttcagggagttcaGGATTATAGCGTTAGCTGCCCCGTTCTCCTCGCTCAGCACATggcaataaaattcctactttcttccaccacacctggtgtcagagtTGGCTTGCTGCATGATGGGTGAATGAACTCACTTCAGGCTCGATATCAAATTTGGTGACCATGAAAGGACATAGTCCCAAATGGACATTTCACCTGTGGCACACTGGCCTCTGGCTGAGAGCCTCTCTAGGAggctgtcctgcagctgcctgatCCCTTTGTGTGAGGGACAGCCCAAAGAGACTGGATACTGACCAGACGTCATTGGTCCATGGAACTTTTGCTtttggtggtggaagaaactaggTTTGGGATTTGAGAAGATGTCTCTTGTAAGTAGCtggcaatttttgtttttgtcttttgctaaCCTTTTCCAACAGGACTGGCCAGAAATAATGGTTACCTGGCAACCCTCTAGGTTCCATTTGTTTTGGTTTGCAATGAACATCCTTTTGTTGAGTTTCCTCATTAACTGActgaaatcttatttttcctttcatttgtttgcCTCTGTTTCAAGGGTTTGATTCCAGGTTACTGGAGTTTGTTCAGGGGGAGCCCCaaatttattgaacagactaGAGATTTTCACTCACAGAGGAATTCTTTGGCCCCATTTATtttgatatgtgtgtgtgcgcatgtatgTGTGCTTATGGTGCCATAATGGGAAACAGATTCGGTCCCCAGTGTCAGCCCTCTGGGTTGCATATTGCAAAATTGGGATGTTTTCTATTatacacttattttaaaaaaataaaaaagccagaaggcagaaatcacaatgagaaaTCTGACCAATAATCATTTGGGACAACAGTTAGGCTGCTAAGGTTGATAagactataaagattaaaatg from Equus przewalskii isolate Varuska chromosome 19, EquPr2, whole genome shotgun sequence encodes the following:
- the LOC103563924 gene encoding vomeronasal type-1 receptor 4-like gives rise to the protein MLWNNLIQGMFFLSVTGPGIGGNFFLFVERVYKFVMGVEKKPIDLILIHLAFTNEMTLCAKGISDIISAFHFNNFLGSAGCKTVLYLGRVARGLSICTTCLLSVVQAITVSARTTSWRKLKPQTAWQVLPYLLLLWIFNFLISSNLLYYITTVNSTSKSEISPYVGYCYMLPSRQIVRWFFVTLMALRDIIFQSLMGWSSGYLAFHLYKHHKCVLYLQSSRFQKKSSPEIRATQSVLILMSCFLFFYWTDLIFSFYMGSFLISDYIIFNIEIFLASGYASFSPFVLITRNGHVANYWRTH